A part of Magnetococcales bacterium genomic DNA contains:
- a CDS encoding aldo/keto reductase — translation MEKRLFGRTGLPISVFTLGTMRFLHGWDEPHDSLPDDSLQNAHEVISTALSAGINLIETARGYGKSERLIGQVLPRIPQARNVFRLMSKAPPLESPRAMRQAVEESLTFLGVSRLDLFALHGLNNPERCHLALRRGGSLEVLEKLRAEGLIGAIGFSSHAPLPLLLQTIASNRFDFVNLHYYYFRPGNRAAVDLANALNMGLFIISPNDKGGSLYDAPQELVRRTAPLHPVHFNERWLLSQPTVHTLSIGLSEAGHWDIHRQSLETSPYWGETERDIHLRLQQAMRSPLDRCPTCRQCLPCPEAIEIPEMLRLFTLATSLGMDFHTRYRYEMMSPGDNWMPGNRAEACTRCNDCLPRCPQQLDIPAWMQQFAKQFPRSNPP, via the coding sequence ATGGAAAAACGTCTGTTCGGTCGCACCGGTCTCCCCATCTCCGTCTTCACCCTCGGTACCATGCGCTTTCTCCACGGCTGGGATGAACCCCACGACTCCCTGCCCGACGACAGCCTGCAAAACGCCCACGAGGTGATCTCCACCGCCCTCTCCGCCGGTATCAACCTCATCGAAACCGCCCGAGGCTACGGCAAGAGCGAACGCCTGATCGGCCAGGTACTGCCCCGCATTCCTCAAGCCCGCAACGTCTTCCGGCTGATGAGCAAGGCCCCACCCCTCGAATCCCCCCGCGCCATGCGACAGGCCGTGGAAGAGTCCCTGACCTTTCTGGGCGTCTCCCGCCTCGACCTCTTCGCCTTGCACGGCCTCAACAACCCGGAACGCTGCCATCTGGCCCTGCGACGCGGCGGCTCCCTGGAGGTGCTGGAAAAACTGCGCGCCGAAGGGCTGATCGGCGCCATCGGCTTTTCCAGCCATGCTCCGCTGCCCCTCCTGCTGCAAACCATCGCCAGCAACCGCTTCGATTTCGTCAACCTGCACTACTACTACTTCCGTCCCGGCAATCGCGCCGCCGTGGACCTGGCCAACGCCCTGAACATGGGTCTCTTCATCATCTCTCCCAACGACAAGGGCGGCAGCCTCTACGATGCGCCTCAGGAACTGGTGCGACGCACCGCTCCGCTGCATCCCGTCCACTTCAACGAACGCTGGCTGCTCTCCCAGCCCACGGTCCATACCCTCTCCATCGGCCTGAGCGAAGCGGGCCACTGGGATATCCACCGGCAAAGCCTGGAAACATCCCCTTATTGGGGCGAAACGGAACGCGACATCCACCTGCGATTGCAACAGGCCATGCGCTCCCCGCTGGATCGCTGCCCCACCTGCCGACAGTGTTTGCCCTGTCCGGAAGCCATCGAAATCCCCGAGATGCTGCGTTTGTTCACCCTTGCCACATCCCTGGGCATGGACTTTCACACCCGATATCGCTATGAAATGATGAGTCCGGGTGACAACTGGATGCCGGGCAACCGCGCCGAGGCTTGTACCCGCTGTAACGACTGCCTGCCCCGTTGTCCCCAGCAATTGGATATTCCCGCCTGGATGCAACAGTTTGCCAAGCAGTTTCCCCGCTCGAATCCGCCTTGA
- a CDS encoding NAD(P)H-hydrate dehydratase encodes MGNGATLGKVEEMTRLLTAAQMREADRRTIEELGLAGLVLMENAGAAVMAVLRDKLKEAVPARVLVLAGPGNNGGDGFVVARRCLQEGVPVQVLLFARGADLKGDAGVNHNVFVKLGGVVREVTGDSPPGGFDGWLLHAGIVVDAVFGTGLKKPVTGLLASLFERVNASGKPVLAVDIPSGVSSDDGQIPGCALKATWTVALAAEKIGHRLYPGAAWCGEVVTVPIGIPQAYLQDPGCRVYRNRPQECPPPIRFAEAHKGSFGHLLVVAGSVGKTGAAILTASGALRVGTGLVTVASPLPAQAIIASGLVEAMTWPLPVEEGLLGEGSAQVLMESGIRATALAAGPGLGVNMAIRETLQSLARFYDVPVLLDADALNVMSDQVLRELVREHAAPVVVTPHPGEMARLLGTQAATIQAARLDWAVRCAADWGCWVVLKGAGTVIASPQGEVWINETGNPGMAAGGSGDVLTGIVGGFLAQGMEVGCAVRLGVWLHGAAGDAAAKKGMAGLLARDLVNAIPKILSKSV; translated from the coding sequence ATGGGCAATGGCGCGACTCTTGGCAAGGTGGAAGAGATGACCCGATTGTTAACAGCTGCCCAGATGCGGGAGGCGGACCGGCGCACCATCGAGGAGTTGGGGCTGGCGGGGCTGGTGTTGATGGAAAACGCCGGGGCGGCGGTGATGGCCGTGTTGCGGGACAAACTCAAGGAGGCCGTGCCGGCGCGGGTGCTGGTGCTGGCCGGTCCCGGCAACAACGGGGGCGACGGTTTCGTGGTGGCGCGGCGTTGTCTGCAGGAAGGTGTGCCGGTTCAGGTATTGCTCTTTGCACGAGGGGCCGACCTCAAAGGGGATGCCGGCGTCAACCACAACGTCTTCGTCAAGCTGGGGGGCGTGGTGCGGGAGGTGACGGGCGATTCCCCTCCCGGTGGATTCGACGGCTGGTTGCTGCACGCGGGCATCGTCGTGGACGCGGTTTTCGGCACCGGGTTGAAAAAACCGGTGACCGGCCTGCTGGCCTCTCTGTTCGAGCGGGTGAACGCTTCCGGGAAACCGGTGTTGGCGGTGGATATCCCCTCCGGAGTCTCCTCCGACGACGGACAGATTCCGGGTTGCGCCCTGAAAGCCACCTGGACCGTGGCGCTGGCCGCCGAGAAGATCGGGCATCGGCTCTATCCCGGTGCGGCCTGGTGTGGTGAGGTCGTTACCGTGCCGATTGGTATTCCGCAGGCCTATCTGCAGGATCCGGGCTGCCGGGTCTATCGCAACCGACCGCAGGAGTGTCCCCCCCCAATCCGGTTTGCCGAGGCGCACAAGGGGAGTTTTGGCCATCTGCTGGTGGTGGCGGGCAGTGTCGGCAAGACGGGAGCGGCCATTCTGACCGCTTCCGGGGCGTTGCGGGTCGGGACGGGGTTGGTGACGGTGGCTTCGCCGCTGCCTGCCCAGGCCATCATCGCTTCCGGCTTGGTGGAGGCCATGACCTGGCCTTTGCCGGTGGAGGAGGGGTTGTTGGGCGAGGGTTCGGCCCAGGTGCTGATGGAGAGCGGCATTCGGGCCACGGCGCTGGCTGCGGGACCGGGCCTGGGGGTCAACATGGCCATTCGGGAGACTTTGCAGAGCCTGGCGCGTTTTTATGACGTGCCGGTGTTGTTGGATGCCGACGCTCTCAATGTGATGAGTGACCAGGTGTTGCGGGAGCTGGTGCGGGAGCATGCCGCGCCGGTGGTGGTGACGCCGCATCCGGGGGAGATGGCGCGTTTGTTGGGGACGCAGGCGGCGACCATTCAGGCGGCGCGGCTGGATTGGGCCGTGCGTTGCGCGGCGGATTGGGGCTGTTGGGTGGTGTTGAAGGGAGCGGGAACGGTGATCGCCTCGCCTCAGGGGGAGGTCTGGATCAACGAGACGGGCAATCCGGGCATGGCGGCCGGGGGTAGCGGGGATGTGTTGACGGGGATAGTGGGGGGATTTCTGGCTCAGGGTATGGAGGTGGGCTGTGCCGTTCGCCTGGGGGTGTGGTTGCATGGAGCGGCGGGGGATGCGGCGGCGAAGAAGGGCATGGCGGGGTTGTTGGCCAGGGATTTGGTCAATGCCATTCCAAAAATCCTTTCAAAATCTGTTTAA
- the thyX gene encoding FAD-dependent thymidylate synthase has protein sequence MRRRCQVNPDFARQIGNFGFLELEDSWGDEATIINTARVSTSSQRLSSLSEFTDKERHLLYHLLRHNHGTPFETVHFRWRIIAPIFVLRQWMRHRICSYNEFSQRYRQPITAYYIPDDAARSVNGFEVLDAGQMERYQALMETLHRFYLDEYERVCQRVSQAEEKGEIPVVQGGRNPYRARARELLRNAMPVSVYSDLYWTINFRSLMNFFDLRRKPEAQYEIRQFADAAYDMFRKRFPLLGETMDRVLAEKYQENK, from the coding sequence ATGCGGCGCCGTTGTCAGGTCAACCCCGATTTCGCCCGGCAGATCGGCAATTTCGGTTTTCTGGAGCTGGAAGACTCCTGGGGGGACGAGGCCACCATCATCAACACCGCCCGTGTATCCACCTCCAGTCAGCGGTTGAGCAGCCTCTCCGAGTTCACCGACAAAGAACGCCATCTGCTCTACCACCTGTTGCGCCACAACCACGGCACGCCTTTCGAGACCGTGCATTTCCGCTGGCGCATCATCGCTCCCATCTTCGTGTTGCGGCAGTGGATGCGGCATCGCATCTGCTCCTACAACGAATTTTCCCAACGCTATCGTCAACCCATCACCGCCTATTACATTCCCGACGATGCCGCCCGTTCGGTGAACGGCTTCGAGGTGCTGGACGCCGGTCAGATGGAGCGGTATCAGGCCTTGATGGAGACTTTGCACCGCTTCTACCTGGACGAGTACGAACGGGTTTGCCAGCGGGTGAGCCAGGCGGAAGAGAAGGGTGAAATTCCGGTGGTTCAGGGCGGACGCAATCCCTATCGGGCGCGGGCGCGTGAACTGTTGCGCAACGCCATGCCGGTTTCGGTCTACTCCGATCTTTACTGGACCATCAACTTCCGCTCCCTGATGAACTTCTTCGACCTGCGGCGCAAGCCGGAGGCGCAGTACGAAATTCGCCAGTTCGCCGATGCCGCCTACGACATGTTTCGCAAACGGTTTCCCCTGTTGGGGGAGACCATGGATCGGGTGCTGGCGGAGAAGTATCAGGAAAACAAATGA